The following coding sequences are from one Enterococcus sp. 4G2_DIV0659 window:
- a CDS encoding alpha-amylase, protein MNNRTILQGFEWYLPADGKHWQRLTELAEKLHTIGINGIWLPPAYKGANGLEDVGYAPYDLYDLGEFDQKGTISTKYGTIEEYLTCIKALKKAGIEVYGDIVFDHFIGADEEEEVSAIKYRTDDRTQAISDKEVISAWTKFTFPGRNKKYNDYVWSWKNFSGVDYDDRRKDHGIFNFDGKGWDQEVDKENGNYDYLMGCNLDMEYPETVDQLNQWGQWYQTLTDVDGYRLDAVKHIQFNYFVDWLLNRRKEKGKDLFVVGEYWNGELEKLTNYIDSSGTLISLFDVPLHYHFYEAAHSDGYYDMRTIFEGTLAKQRPEWAVTFVDNHDTQKGQSLESWVDGWFKVHAYALILLRKAGTPVVFWGDLFGIPSQNVDAVGKDLELLLKIREQLAYGNEMDYFDDPNVVGWIRTGTFDREKSGYAVVMTNGQSGQKQMTISAVHAGKTFIDILGNNPTKVTLDDTGAGTFPVNGGEVSVYVNEEIIENLGKEC, encoded by the coding sequence ATGAACAATCGTACAATATTGCAAGGGTTTGAATGGTATTTACCAGCTGATGGGAAACATTGGCAACGTTTGACAGAATTGGCAGAAAAATTACATACTATAGGAATTAATGGGATATGGCTTCCGCCAGCTTATAAAGGTGCCAATGGTCTGGAAGATGTAGGATATGCCCCTTATGATTTGTACGATTTAGGAGAATTCGATCAAAAGGGAACAATTTCGACGAAATATGGCACTATAGAAGAGTATTTAACTTGTATTAAAGCGTTGAAAAAAGCTGGGATTGAAGTCTATGGAGATATTGTTTTTGATCATTTTATCGGAGCGGATGAAGAAGAAGAGGTTTCTGCTATAAAGTATCGTACAGATGATCGGACTCAAGCAATAAGTGATAAGGAAGTAATTTCTGCATGGACTAAATTTACTTTTCCAGGTCGAAATAAGAAATACAATGATTATGTTTGGTCATGGAAAAATTTTTCTGGTGTTGATTATGATGATCGGCGAAAAGATCATGGTATTTTTAATTTTGATGGAAAAGGCTGGGATCAGGAAGTAGATAAGGAAAATGGGAATTACGATTATTTGATGGGATGCAATTTGGATATGGAATATCCTGAAACCGTGGATCAATTGAATCAATGGGGGCAGTGGTATCAAACTTTGACAGACGTTGATGGGTATCGTTTAGATGCAGTAAAACATATTCAATTTAATTATTTTGTGGACTGGTTATTGAATAGAAGAAAAGAAAAAGGAAAAGATTTATTTGTAGTTGGCGAGTATTGGAATGGCGAGTTGGAAAAACTGACAAACTATATTGATAGTTCAGGGACGCTAATTTCTTTATTTGATGTTCCTTTGCATTACCATTTTTATGAGGCAGCTCACTCAGATGGATACTATGATATGCGGACTATTTTTGAGGGTACTTTGGCAAAACAACGTCCAGAATGGGCAGTGACTTTCGTAGATAATCATGATACTCAAAAAGGGCAAAGTTTGGAATCGTGGGTGGACGGATGGTTCAAGGTTCATGCATATGCGTTGATTTTACTTAGAAAAGCAGGGACTCCAGTTGTTTTTTGGGGAGATCTGTTCGGTATTCCGTCTCAAAATGTAGATGCTGTGGGAAAAGATTTAGAATTATTATTGAAAATTCGTGAGCAACTAGCTTATGGGAATGAAATGGATTATTTTGATGATCCGAATGTGGTTGGCTGGATAAGGACAGGGACATTTGATCGGGAAAAGTCTGGGTATGCAGTAGTTATGACAAATGGTCAATCAGGACAAAAGCAGATGACAATCAGTGCTGTGCATGCAGGGAAAACATTTATTGATATTTTAGGAAATAATCCGACAAAAGTGACTCTAGATGATACAGGGGCAGGAACATTTCCAGTAAATGGCGGGGAAGTTTCCGTATATGTAAATGAAGAAATCATAGAGAATTTAGGTAAAGAATGTTAA
- a CDS encoding DeoR/GlpR family DNA-binding transcription regulator, whose amino-acid sequence MLTEERHQAILRLLDQQAVVKSQELATLLNASESTIRRDLQELEDAELLERVHGGAKRILNLGFEQDMTEKSIKNTQEKKAIALFAAKLIHDGDVIYLDAGSTTLEMLPFLVEKRITVVTNSVHHAAKLGDLNINTIILGGSLKLSTKAIIGSTGMDQLRHFRFNKVFMGMNGAHLEFGLTTPDPEEAALKRLAIAQAEEAYVLIDQTKLNKVTFTKVTDLENVTLLTNQCSPELLEQFQKKTTIKEALQ is encoded by the coding sequence ATGCTTACAGAAGAACGGCATCAAGCAATTTTGCGTTTATTGGATCAACAAGCAGTTGTGAAATCTCAAGAATTAGCAACATTATTAAACGCTTCTGAATCTACTATTCGTAGGGATTTACAAGAGTTAGAGGACGCTGAATTATTAGAACGTGTTCATGGTGGAGCCAAACGAATCTTAAATTTAGGTTTTGAACAAGATATGACAGAAAAATCAATCAAAAACACGCAAGAAAAAAAAGCGATTGCTTTATTCGCTGCAAAATTGATTCACGATGGTGATGTGATTTATCTGGATGCAGGATCAACTACTTTAGAAATGTTGCCATTTTTAGTAGAAAAGAGAATTACTGTGGTTACAAATTCTGTTCACCATGCAGCCAAATTGGGGGATTTAAATATCAACACAATTATTCTTGGCGGCTCACTTAAATTATCCACTAAAGCAATTATCGGCTCAACTGGAATGGATCAACTTCGCCACTTCCGTTTCAATAAAGTTTTTATGGGTATGAATGGTGCTCATCTTGAATTCGGTTTAACAACACCTGATCCTGAAGAAGCAGCATTAAAACGATTAGCGATTGCCCAAGCAGAAGAAGCCTATGTGCTAATTGATCAAACCAAATTAAATAAAGTTACGTTTACAAAAGTAACAGATCTTGAAAATGTCACACTTTTAACGAATCAATGTTCACCAGAATTACTTGAACAATTTCAGAAAAAAACAACCATTAAGGAGGCATTACAATGA
- the pfkB gene encoding 1-phosphofructokinase, with product MIYTVTLNPSIDYIVHVEGLKLGDLNRMTSDFKLPGGKGINVSRVLKRIHADSTALGFLGGFTGTFISDWLKQEQIQTKFTTVREDTRINIKLKAETETEINGLGPAISDEEMQELKQALSALDTGDIVILSGSTPASLREGFYEELIQLIKDKNAEFVIDTTGKDLFNALPQRPLLIKPNNHELAELFNTDFQTLEDIFPFGKRLLAEGAQHVIISMAGDGALLFTQDGVYQSNVLKRTLKNSVGAGDSMIAGFVGTFTKNNDPIEAFKWGVACGSATAFSDDLASAELINELLSEVKIEKIV from the coding sequence ATGATTTATACAGTGACGTTAAACCCTTCTATTGATTATATCGTCCACGTAGAAGGTCTAAAATTGGGTGACTTAAACCGAATGACCAGCGACTTTAAATTACCTGGCGGAAAAGGCATCAATGTTTCACGCGTTTTAAAAAGAATTCATGCAGACTCAACAGCTTTAGGCTTTTTAGGCGGATTTACTGGTACGTTCATTTCTGACTGGCTAAAACAAGAACAAATACAAACAAAATTTACCACGGTTCGTGAAGATACACGCATCAACATCAAATTGAAAGCCGAAACAGAAACAGAAATAAACGGCTTAGGTCCTGCTATCTCAGACGAAGAAATGCAAGAATTGAAACAAGCATTAAGCGCTCTTGATACAGGTGATATTGTCATTTTATCTGGAAGTACACCTGCCTCCCTTCGTGAAGGATTTTATGAGGAGTTAATTCAGCTCATTAAAGATAAAAATGCCGAATTTGTGATCGATACGACAGGTAAAGATTTGTTCAACGCTTTGCCTCAAAGACCGTTACTGATCAAACCAAATAATCATGAATTAGCCGAACTCTTCAATACAGATTTTCAAACATTGGAAGATATTTTTCCTTTTGGTAAACGCTTATTAGCAGAAGGTGCTCAGCATGTGATTATCTCTATGGCTGGCGACGGTGCTTTACTATTCACTCAAGATGGTGTTTACCAATCAAATGTACTGAAGAGAACATTAAAAAATTCTGTTGGTGCTGGAGATTCCATGATTGCTGGATTTGTGGGTACATTTACTAAAAATAATGATCCCATAGAAGCCTTCAAATGGGGCGTTGCTTGCGGAAGCGCTACTGCTTTTTCAGATGATTTAGCATCCGCCGAGTTAATCAATGAATTGCTTTCAGAAGTCAAAATTGAAAAAATCGTGTAG